Proteins co-encoded in one Trueperella abortisuis genomic window:
- a CDS encoding Rib/alpha-like domain-containing protein, translated as MAVVGTTAIVATGLAGGGAIAAPTSDGAGGATAVRSIGTAIESTGTGNAPYTVSGTARFIESYASNNTGVDYKGPIEGVKVYVQWREGAGNADFPYSYSPIYYTTTDAQGNFSIDMKPYFDTIGRVRYFEGNTTTGAAGTKDFAGNDSRLGWQEKVRIWAQLPDGAKDQYRLINHYATTWAPDQPIVDLSMMASWDSGQSSIRDVYINYAKNTDNILAKQDRNLWAVSGEGNNVGNGLDGRVGGTVFWNATVPNGALDFSTSMINQAGGDYPLSGIEIQGSYLSDEAVAKIKEHAKAAFAGKTLRGKDWTADDENALQAWISEQIKADPTWIAETVTATTGADGRYQLYFRGIYGNAADSCGIVSKDKCHQLAGSWKEGSFLNGNLGSKHTNWDWMYVGPVDLPNNVGVMSPWAIQRWQYAGGSGTWGGASFGQVGFTGGGLNDNLTLADIVLSPAPLEFDVVNYDTQLNPAAPGDTAKTYTGGVLTNENLTYDIVWTDQKGNQVHECTGLKPETNLSLASCDYQVPEDLTADTVYTATLYGVNVDTGKRGAALASDAFLATRGTELPWGSKYSDYDAAALPEAPNGTTLSGLTADGLPAGLSIDPATGKITGKPTETGRFVVKVKGNASVPRNGADHVDVQLARTYIIVVTDTPLAPGVRGTEYSQEVTPTGFEDAGYTLGEIKSVENLPAGLTYNADTKTITGTPTAIVAADEETPNVTVTYTVTRQTPDGPETKDVTDIVPLPVANGDADGDKVPDPVDPANPQPGEDQCPDTPKGVTVDENGCSLAQLFEPAYADSTAVAGGDPVTVSPTFTKKGSEDKVDAPEGTTFALGEGAPDWVQINDKTGEITFTPGADVTAGPVDVPVVVTYPDNGGTDAVNAKVTVLADSDGDKVPDPVDPANPKPGEDQCPDTPKGVTVDENGCSLAQLFEPAYADSTVEAGKTATVTPTFTKKGSEDKVDAPEGTTFALGEGAPDWVQINDKTGEITFTPGADVPAGAVDVPVVVTYPNNGGTDAVNAKVTVTVTDTDGDKVPDGKDQCADTPAGAVVDITGCAVAPSVPNVPAINGEVNKPIDPVEVPVANPGQATDLVCTATGLAAGLNIAYDADKGACVITGTPTAPINGDYTVTVTGNRPDGDKGKVSESGTGKITVTEPAAPEPGDKDGDKVTDDKDQCPDTPAGVKVDENGCSLAQLFEPAYADSTAVAGGDPVTVSPTFTKKDTEGAVTAPEGTTFALGEGAPAWAKIDPNTGEITFTPGADVPAGDVNVPVVVTYPDNGGTDAVNAKVTVLADSDGDKVPDPVDPANPKPGEDQCPDTPAGVTVDENGCSLAQLFEPAYADSSVEAGKTATVTPTFTKKDTEGTVTAPEGTTFALAEGAPDWAKIDEKTGEITFTPGADVPAGAVNVPVVVTYPDNGGTDAVNAKVTVTVTDTDGDKVPDGKDQCPGTPEGATVDENGCAVAPTVPNVPVINGEVNKPIDPVVVPVDNPGKATDLVCTATGLADGLTIAYDAEKGACVITGTPTAPINGDYTVTVTGNRPDGDKGKVSESGTGKITVTEPAAPEPGDKDGDKVTDDKDQCPDTPAGVKVDEKGCAVAPSIPAVPVINGEVNKPIDPVEVPVANPGQATDLVCTATGLAAGLNIAYDADKGACVITGTPTAPINGDYTVTVTGNRPDGDKGKVTTSGTGKITVTEPAAPEPGDKDGDKVTDDKDQCPDTPAGVKVDENGCSLAQLFEPAYADSSVEAGKTATVTPTFTKKDTEGTVTAPEGTTFALAEGAPDWAKIDPNTGEITFTPGADVPAGAVNVPVVVTYPDNGGTDAVNAKVTVTVTDTDGDKVPDGKDQCPGTPEGATVDENGCAVAPTVPNVPAINGEVNKPIDPVVIPVDNPGKATDLVCTATGLADGLNIAYDAEKGACVITGTPTAPVDGDYTVTVTGKTPDSGKEVNTSSDGKITVTEPEAPKSPDWGNGSGKPGETVVIPNDGGPVPDGTTVETDGPGKVTIDENGNVVVDIDKDAKPGDKIVVIVKDKDGNEIDKIEVTVTDPDKQPEADKPNWGDGSVKPGETVVIPNDGGKVPDGAKVTVDGPGKAQIDKDGNLVITADPNAKPGEKITVTVTDKDGNVLDTSTITVAGKAAAKSGAGKLPYTGATVGGLAAAATMLTAAGAFLVSRKRRED; from the coding sequence ATGGCTGTCGTAGGCACAACGGCAATCGTCGCTACCGGGCTTGCAGGAGGGGGTGCCATAGCGGCGCCCACTTCTGACGGCGCCGGTGGAGCTACGGCCGTACGGTCGATTGGGACGGCGATCGAGTCGACCGGTACGGGCAATGCGCCCTACACCGTGTCGGGCACGGCGCGTTTCATCGAGTCCTACGCCTCGAACAATACCGGGGTGGACTACAAGGGCCCCATCGAGGGTGTGAAGGTCTACGTGCAGTGGCGAGAGGGAGCCGGCAACGCCGACTTCCCGTACAGCTACTCCCCGATCTACTACACCACCACGGATGCGCAGGGTAACTTCTCGATCGACATGAAGCCCTACTTCGATACGATCGGGCGCGTGCGCTACTTCGAGGGGAATACCACCACTGGCGCCGCCGGCACCAAGGATTTCGCGGGTAACGACTCGCGCCTCGGCTGGCAGGAGAAGGTCCGCATCTGGGCTCAGCTTCCGGACGGAGCTAAGGATCAGTACCGGCTCATCAACCACTACGCCACGACGTGGGCGCCCGATCAGCCTATTGTAGATCTCAGCATGATGGCGAGCTGGGATAGTGGGCAGTCCTCCATCCGCGACGTGTACATCAACTACGCCAAGAACACGGACAACATCCTGGCCAAGCAGGATCGTAATCTGTGGGCTGTTTCCGGCGAGGGCAATAACGTCGGCAATGGTCTTGACGGCCGTGTCGGTGGAACGGTGTTCTGGAACGCAACCGTTCCCAACGGTGCGCTCGACTTCTCTACGTCGATGATCAACCAGGCGGGCGGGGATTATCCGCTGTCCGGCATCGAGATCCAGGGCTCCTACCTCAGCGATGAGGCGGTTGCCAAGATCAAAGAACACGCAAAGGCGGCCTTCGCGGGCAAGACCCTGCGCGGAAAGGACTGGACCGCGGACGACGAGAACGCGCTGCAGGCCTGGATCAGCGAGCAGATTAAGGCCGATCCCACCTGGATCGCGGAGACCGTGACCGCGACGACGGGCGCGGACGGAAGGTACCAGCTTTACTTCCGCGGCATTTACGGAAACGCTGCCGATTCCTGTGGCATCGTCTCTAAGGATAAGTGTCACCAGCTGGCCGGCTCGTGGAAAGAGGGTTCGTTCCTCAACGGCAACCTGGGTTCCAAGCACACCAACTGGGACTGGATGTACGTCGGCCCGGTTGATCTTCCGAACAACGTGGGAGTTATGTCGCCGTGGGCGATCCAGCGTTGGCAGTATGCAGGTGGTAGCGGAACCTGGGGTGGTGCCAGCTTCGGCCAGGTTGGTTTCACCGGTGGCGGCTTGAACGATAACCTCACTCTGGCGGACATCGTCCTGTCCCCGGCTCCGCTCGAGTTCGACGTCGTCAACTACGACACCCAGCTCAACCCGGCCGCGCCTGGCGACACCGCCAAGACGTACACCGGCGGCGTTCTGACGAACGAGAACCTCACCTACGACATCGTCTGGACCGATCAAAAGGGCAACCAGGTCCACGAGTGTACGGGTCTCAAGCCGGAAACGAACCTGAGCCTTGCCTCGTGCGACTATCAGGTCCCCGAAGATCTGACGGCCGACACGGTCTACACCGCCACCCTGTACGGCGTGAACGTTGATACTGGTAAGCGGGGTGCGGCTCTCGCCTCGGACGCCTTCCTCGCCACCCGCGGCACCGAGCTGCCGTGGGGCTCGAAGTACTCCGACTACGATGCGGCAGCACTTCCGGAGGCACCGAACGGGACTACCCTCTCCGGGCTCACCGCTGACGGCCTGCCCGCCGGCCTGAGTATCGATCCTGCCACGGGCAAGATCACGGGCAAGCCGACCGAGACCGGCCGCTTCGTCGTGAAGGTGAAAGGAAACGCCTCCGTTCCGCGCAATGGCGCCGACCATGTCGACGTGCAGCTTGCGCGCACCTACATCATCGTTGTCACGGACACCCCGCTTGCGCCAGGCGTTCGCGGCACCGAATACAGCCAGGAAGTCACGCCGACCGGTTTTGAGGACGCCGGCTACACGCTGGGCGAGATCAAGTCGGTGGAGAACCTGCCCGCGGGTCTGACGTACAACGCGGACACCAAGACGATCACCGGCACTCCCACCGCGATCGTCGCCGCTGACGAGGAGACCCCGAACGTCACCGTCACCTACACCGTGACTCGCCAGACTCCGGACGGCCCGGAAACCAAGGACGTCACGGACATCGTTCCGTTGCCGGTGGCTAACGGCGACGCCGACGGCGATAAGGTTCCGGATCCGGTTGATCCGGCTAACCCGCAGCCGGGTGAGGATCAGTGCCCGGATACGCCGAAGGGCGTGACGGTTGATGAGAATGGTTGTTCGCTTGCTCAGCTGTTCGAGCCGGCTTACGCCGATTCGACGGCTGTTGCCGGTGGTGATCCTGTGACCGTTTCTCCGACCTTCACGAAGAAGGGCTCGGAGGATAAGGTCGACGCTCCTGAGGGTACGACCTTTGCTCTTGGCGAGGGTGCTCCCGACTGGGTTCAGATCAATGACAAGACCGGTGAGATCACGTTCACCCCGGGTGCCGATGTTACGGCTGGCCCGGTTGACGTCCCGGTTGTGGTGACCTACCCGGACAACGGTGGTACCGACGCTGTCAACGCGAAGGTGACCGTCCTTGCTGACTCGGATGGCGATAAGGTTCCGGATCCGGTTGATCCGGCTAACCCGAAGCCGGGCGAGGATCAGTGCCCGGATACGCCGAAGGGCGTGACGGTTGATGAGAACGGTTGTTCGCTTGCTCAGCTGTTCGAGCCGGCTTACGCCGATTCGACGGTTGAGGCTGGTAAGACCGCCACTGTGACCCCGACCTTCACCAAGAAGGGTTCGGAGGATAAGGTTGACGCTCCTGAGGGTACGACCTTCGCTCTTGGCGAGGGTGCTCCCGACTGGGTTCAGATCAATGACAAGACCGGTGAGATCACGTTTACCCCGGGTGCCGATGTTCCGGCTGGTGCGGTTGACGTCCCGGTTGTGGTGACCTACCCGAACAACGGTGGTACCGACGCTGTCAACGCGAAGGTGACCGTCACGGTGACCGATACCGATGGGGACAAGGTGCCCGACGGTAAGGATCAGTGCGCGGATACGCCTGCTGGCGCAGTCGTCGATATCACAGGCTGTGCTGTTGCTCCGTCGGTTCCGAACGTTCCGGCGATCAACGGTGAGGTTAACAAGCCGATTGATCCGGTCGAGGTTCCGGTTGCTAACCCGGGTCAGGCTACTGATCTGGTTTGCACTGCCACTGGCCTTGCTGCTGGTCTGAACATTGCTTACGACGCGGATAAGGGTGCGTGTGTGATCACGGGTACCCCGACCGCTCCGATCAATGGCGACTACACCGTCACCGTCACGGGCAACCGCCCCGATGGTGATAAGGGTAAGGTCTCCGAGTCCGGTACTGGCAAGATCACCGTCACCGAGCCTGCTGCTCCCGAGCCTGGCGATAAGGACGGGGACAAGGTCACCGACGATAAGGATCAGTGCCCGGATACGCCTGCTGGCGTGAAGGTTGACGAGAATGGTTGCTCGCTTGCTCAGCTGTTCGAGCCGGCTTACGCCGATTCGACGGCCGTTGCCGGTGGCGATCCCGTGACCGTTTCTCCGACCTTCACCAAGAAGGACACCGAGGGCGCGGTCACCGCGCCTGAGGGTACGACCTTCGCTCTTGGCGAGGGTGCTCCGGCGTGGGCCAAGATCGATCCGAACACCGGTGAGATCACGTTCACCCCGGGTGCCGATGTTCCTGCTGGCGACGTTAACGTCCCGGTTGTGGTGACCTACCCGGACAACGGTGGTACCGACGCTGTCAACGCGAAGGTGACCGTCCTTGCTGACTCGGATGGCGATAAGGTTCCGGATCCCGTTGATCCGGCCAACCCGAAGCCTGGCGAGGATCAGTGCCCGGATACGCCTGCTGGCGTGACGGTTGACGAGAATGGTTGTTCGCTTGCTCAGTTGTTCGAGCCGGCTTACGCTGATTCGTCGGTTGAGGCTGGTAAGACGGCCACTGTGACCCCGACCTTCACCAAGAAGGACACTGAGGGCACGGTTACCGCGCCTGAGGGTACGACCTTCGCTCTTGCTGAGGGTGCTCCTGACTGGGCCAAGATCGATGAGAAGACTGGTGAGATCACGTTTACCCCGGGTGCCGACGTTCCTGCTGGTGCGGTTAACGTCCCGGTTGTGGTGACCTACCCGGACAACGGTGGTACCGACGCTGTCAACGCGAAGGTGACCGTCACGGTGACCGATACCGACGGGGACAAGGTGCCCGACGGTAAGGATCAGTGCCCCGGTACGCCGGAGGGTGCGACGGTCGATGAGAACGGCTGTGCTGTTGCTCCGACGGTTCCGAACGTTCCGGTGATCAACGGTGAGGTTAACAAGCCGATTGATCCGGTCGTCGTTCCGGTTGACAACCCTGGTAAGGCCACTGATCTGGTCTGCACCGCCACCGGCCTTGCCGATGGTCTGACGATTGCGTACGACGCGGAGAAGGGTGCGTGTGTGATCACGGGTACCCCGACCGCTCCGATCAATGGCGACTACACCGTCACCGTCACGGGCAACCGCCCCGATGGTGATAAGGGTAAGGTCTCCGAGTCCGGTACTGGCAAGATCACCGTCACCGAGCCTGCTGCTCCCGAGCCTGGCGATAAGGACGGGGACAAGGTCACCGACGATAAGGATCAGTGCCCGGATACGCCTGCTGGCGTGAAGGTTGACGAGAAGGGCTGTGCTGTTGCCCCGTCGATCCCGGCTGTTCCGGTGATCAACGGTGAGGTTAACAAGCCGATTGATCCGGTCGAGGTTCCGGTTGCTAACCCGGGTCAGGCTACTGATCTGGTTTGCACTGCCACTGGCCTTGCTGCTGGTCTGAACATTGCTTACGACGCGGATAAGGGTGCGTGTGTGATCACGGGTACCCCGACCGCTCCGATCAATGGCGACTACACCGTCACCGTCACGGGCAACCGCCCCGATGGGGATAAGGGCAAGGTCACGACCTCTGGCACCGGCAAGATCACCGTGACGGAGCCTGCCGCTCCCGAGCCTGGCGATAAGGACGGGGACAAGGTCACCGACGATAAGGATCAGTGCCCGGATACGCCTGCTGGCGTGAAGGTCGATGAGAATGGTTGTTCGCTTGCTCAGCTGTTCGAGCCGGCTTACGCTGATTCGTCGGTTGAGGCTGGCAAGACGGCCACTGTGACCCCGACCTTCACCAAGAAGGACACTGAGGGCACGGTCACCGCGCCTGAGGGTACGACCTTCGCTCTTGCTGAGGGTGCTCCCGACTGGGCCAAGATCGATCCGAACACCGGTGAGATCACGTTCACCCCGGGTGCCGACGTTCCTGCTGGTGCGGTTAACGTCCCGGTTGTGGTGACCTACCCGGACAACGGTGGTACCGACGCGGTCAACGCGAAGGTGACCGTCACGGTGACCGATACCGACGGGGACAAGGTGCCCGACGGTAAGGATCAGTGCCCCGGTACGCCCGAGGGTGCGACGGTCGACGAGAACGGCTGTGCCGTTGCTCCGACGGTTCCGAACGTTCCGGCGATCAACGGTGAGGTCAACAAGCCGATTGATCCGGTCGTCATCCCGGTTGACAACCCTGGTAAGGCCACTGACCTGGTCTGCACCGCCACTGGCCTTGCCGATGGTCTGAATATCGCGTACGACGCGGAGAAGGGTGCGTGTGTGATCACGGGTACCCCGACCGCTCCGGTCGATGGCGATTACACCGTCACTGTCACGGGTAAGACCCCGGATAGTGGCAAGGAAGTCAACACCTCGAGCGATGGCAAGATCACCGTCACCGAGCCGGAGGCCCCCAAGTCCCCGGATTGGGGTAATGGTTCGGGCAAGCCCGGCGAGACCGTTGTGATCCCGAATGACGGCGGCCCGGTTCCGGACGGCACCACGGTCGAGACTGACGGTCCGGGCAAGGTGACCATCGATGAGAACGGCAACGTGGTTGTCGACATCGATAAGGACGCCAAGCCTGGTGACAAGATCGTAGTTATCGTCAAGGACAAGGACGGCAACGAGATCGACAAGATCGAGGTCACTGTCACCGATCCGGACAAGCAGCCCGAGGCCGATAAGCCGAACTGGGGCGATGGTTCCGTCAAGCCTGGCGAGACCGTTGTGATCCCGAACGACGGCGGCAAGGTCCCCGACGGCGCTAAGGTCACGGTCGACGGCCCGGGTAAGGCTCAGATCGACAAGGATGGCAACCTCGTCATCACCGCCGATCCGAACGCCAAGCCCGGCGAGAAGATCACGGTGACCGTGACGGACAAGGACGGCAACGTCCTCGATACGTCCACGATCACGGTCGCGGGTAAGGCTGCGGCGAAGTCCGGTGCCGGCAAGCTCCCGTACACGGGTGCTACCGTGGGCGGCTTGGCTGCTGCGGCTACCATGCTGACTGCGGCTGGTGCATTCCTGGTGTCGCGGAAGCGTCGGGAGGACTAA
- a CDS encoding M81 family metallopeptidase encodes MRIAIAGIHIESSTFSPQPAVAEDFEITRGEEVLGRYGWIHETWSKAVTWLPIFHARALPGGVLERATYEAWKAEILDGLAALTEQAPLDGFFFDVHGAMSVAGLDDAEGDLITAIRAVIGPEPMVSLSTDLHGNVSEALFAGCDLLTTYREAPHVDALESRRRAMKNLVTRLLSGQGKPAKALVHMPFLLPGERTSTRLEPAASLYGRIPHLEAMPGILDVGFWIGFAWADQPRCKAAVVVTGDDQELVSGVARDYAREIWARHEEFGFVAPVDSMDGCLEWARTAARPTFISDTGDNPGAGGADDVTFALSRLLTFQPVATGELSAIFASIHDAATVALAAEAGVGARIEVRLGGKIDAREPGTLALSVRVENLAVDPRAGEVAVLRPLGEGGPSGAVVVVTQNRMQYATEEAFTIAGLKPREADVVVVKIGYLEPDLYEMAAAWKMALTPGGVDQDLLRLGHSRIDRPMYPFDEGFEWEAQVTC; translated from the coding sequence ATGCGCATCGCAATCGCAGGTATCCACATCGAGTCATCCACGTTCTCGCCGCAGCCGGCGGTGGCGGAGGACTTCGAGATCACGCGCGGTGAGGAGGTGCTGGGGCGCTACGGCTGGATCCACGAGACGTGGAGCAAGGCGGTGACGTGGCTTCCGATATTCCACGCGCGAGCGTTGCCCGGTGGCGTGCTGGAGCGGGCCACGTATGAGGCCTGGAAGGCGGAGATCCTCGACGGGCTCGCCGCCCTCACGGAGCAGGCGCCGCTGGACGGCTTCTTCTTTGACGTCCATGGCGCCATGAGCGTGGCCGGGCTCGACGACGCCGAGGGCGACCTCATCACCGCGATCCGCGCCGTGATCGGGCCGGAGCCGATGGTCTCCCTGTCCACGGATCTGCACGGCAACGTCTCCGAGGCGCTGTTCGCGGGGTGTGACCTGCTGACCACCTACCGGGAGGCCCCGCACGTCGACGCCCTCGAATCCCGCCGCCGCGCGATGAAGAATCTGGTCACGCGCTTGCTGAGCGGGCAGGGTAAGCCGGCGAAGGCGCTGGTACACATGCCTTTTCTTCTGCCCGGTGAGCGCACCTCCACCCGCCTCGAGCCGGCCGCTTCCCTCTATGGGCGCATCCCGCATCTGGAAGCGATGCCGGGGATCTTGGATGTGGGTTTCTGGATCGGGTTCGCCTGGGCGGACCAGCCGCGGTGCAAGGCGGCGGTGGTGGTCACGGGCGATGACCAGGAGCTGGTGTCCGGGGTGGCCCGCGATTACGCGCGGGAGATCTGGGCCCGCCACGAGGAGTTCGGCTTCGTGGCGCCGGTGGACTCAATGGACGGCTGCTTGGAGTGGGCGCGGACGGCCGCCCGCCCGACCTTCATCTCCGACACGGGTGACAACCCGGGTGCCGGCGGCGCCGACGACGTCACCTTCGCCCTCTCCCGCCTCCTGACCTTCCAGCCGGTGGCTACCGGCGAGCTGTCCGCGATCTTCGCCTCGATTCACGACGCCGCCACGGTGGCGCTCGCGGCCGAGGCGGGCGTGGGCGCCCGGATCGAGGTGCGACTCGGCGGGAAGATCGACGCCCGTGAGCCGGGCACGCTGGCCCTCAGCGTGCGGGTGGAGAACCTGGCCGTCGACCCGCGGGCTGGCGAGGTGGCCGTGCTGCGGCCGTTGGGGGAGGGCGGGCCGAGCGGCGCCGTCGTCGTCGTGACGCAGAACCGCATGCAGTACGCCACTGAGGAGGCGTTCACGATCGCGGGGCTCAAGCCGCGCGAGGCGGACGTGGTTGTGGTGAAGATCGGCTACCTCGAACCCGACCTGTATGAGATGGCGGCGGCGTGGAAGATGGCGCTCACGCCGGGCGGCGTAGATCAAGATTTGCTGCGGCTGGGCCATTCGCGCATCGACCGTCCGATGTATCCTTTCGATGAAGGTTTTGAGTGGGAGGCACAGGTCACGTGTTAG
- a CDS encoding copper homeostasis protein CutC, protein MLEIAVQDAAGARVARDAGADRVEACSALEVGGLTPSLAMVEACVVEGIPVCVLVRPRAGDFVYDDAEAAIVANDVRWVVSRGAAAVVVGALREGPAGLELDVARLRQWAEAARERNPEVDVVVHRCVDVLFGAGVGPAEVARQLAEVGGVTRVLSSGGKSLAGDGAPVLAQLKAELDRLGAGVTVMAGGGVALEAIPALREAGVEEFHMSARREIATGPTGPGGGQSVRSVTDGELVRAARAAIRGAQAHGD, encoded by the coding sequence GTGTTAGAGATTGCAGTGCAGGACGCCGCGGGCGCGCGGGTTGCGCGGGATGCGGGCGCCGACCGGGTGGAGGCGTGCAGCGCCCTGGAGGTCGGGGGCCTGACCCCGTCGCTTGCGATGGTGGAGGCGTGCGTGGTGGAGGGCATTCCCGTGTGTGTGCTCGTCCGTCCGCGCGCGGGTGACTTCGTCTACGACGACGCCGAGGCGGCGATCGTCGCCAACGACGTGCGGTGGGTGGTCTCCCGCGGGGCCGCCGCCGTGGTGGTGGGCGCGTTGCGCGAGGGGCCGGCGGGCCTTGAGTTGGACGTGGCGCGGCTGCGCCAGTGGGCCGAGGCGGCCAGGGAGCGCAACCCGGAGGTGGACGTGGTGGTTCACCGGTGCGTGGACGTGCTGTTTGGCGCCGGGGTCGGGCCGGCGGAGGTGGCGCGCCAGCTGGCAGAGGTGGGCGGCGTGACGCGCGTGCTGAGCTCGGGCGGCAAGTCGCTCGCCGGCGACGGCGCTCCCGTGCTCGCGCAGTTGAAGGCCGAGTTGGATCGGCTGGGCGCGGGTGTCACGGTCATGGCTGGCGGGGGAGTGGCCCTGGAGGCGATCCCCGCCCTGCGCGAGGCCGGGGTCGAGGAGTTTCACATGTCGGCCCGCCGTGAGATCGCCACGGGTCCCACCGGTCCGGGTGGGGGCCAGAGCGTGCGGTCGGTGACGGACGGGGAGCTGGTGCGGGCGGCTCGCGCCGCGATCCGCGGGGCGCAGGCACACGGCGATTAA
- a CDS encoding NAD-dependent succinate-semialdehyde dehydrogenase, whose product MNPHISALLDRIPTGIFLNGEFTDSSSGQRFEVLNPATGEVLTTVADATPDDAARAMDLAVEAQHAWAVSAPRERAEILRRAFELATGKYRDDLATVMTLEMGKPLDQAYGEVTYGAEFLRWFSEEAARIRGDYFRVPEGHLQAIVVRRPVGPCLFITPWNFPLAMATRKAGPAFAAGNVAILRPSQETPLTALLFAQIMREAGLPAGVLAVLPSSRSRPITGPLIQDPRMRKLSFTGSTAVGKALLKEAADNVLRTSMELGGNAPFIVFDDADIDAAVDAALATKMRNMGEACNAADHFFVHDAVYEEFVEKFSARIAAQRVGDGLEEGTEVGPLISEKQLSEVSAMIERAVDAGAKVKVGGGRPAGKGFFLEPTVLVDVDPASEIVAEEIFGPVAPIIRFSDERELIRVINADSVGLGGYFHTKDMNRVMRLAERLEIGMLGVNSATISNAGAPFGGMKHSGMGREGGKEGIEDYLQTVYVGIPAPDFF is encoded by the coding sequence ATGAATCCTCACATTTCAGCCCTCCTCGACCGGATCCCCACCGGCATCTTCCTCAACGGCGAGTTCACCGACTCCTCCTCCGGGCAGCGCTTCGAGGTGCTCAACCCGGCCACCGGCGAGGTGCTCACCACCGTCGCCGACGCCACGCCCGACGACGCCGCCCGCGCCATGGATCTGGCAGTCGAGGCCCAGCACGCCTGGGCCGTTTCCGCCCCGCGCGAGCGCGCCGAGATCCTGCGCCGCGCCTTCGAGCTCGCCACCGGCAAGTACCGGGACGACCTTGCCACCGTCATGACCTTGGAAATGGGCAAGCCTCTGGACCAGGCCTACGGCGAAGTTACCTACGGCGCGGAATTCCTGCGCTGGTTCTCCGAGGAAGCCGCCCGCATCCGCGGGGACTACTTCCGCGTACCCGAGGGGCATCTCCAGGCGATCGTGGTACGTCGGCCGGTCGGCCCTTGCCTGTTCATCACCCCGTGGAACTTCCCGCTTGCCATGGCTACCCGCAAGGCGGGTCCGGCTTTCGCCGCCGGTAACGTCGCTATCCTGCGCCCCTCGCAAGAGACGCCGCTGACGGCTCTCCTCTTCGCCCAGATCATGCGCGAGGCGGGTCTGCCCGCCGGCGTGCTTGCCGTGCTGCCCTCCTCGCGCTCCCGGCCGATCACCGGCCCGCTTATCCAGGATCCGCGCATGCGCAAGCTGTCCTTCACCGGCTCCACCGCGGTGGGCAAGGCGCTGTTGAAGGAGGCGGCGGATAACGTGCTGCGCACCTCCATGGAGCTTGGCGGGAACGCGCCCTTCATCGTCTTCGACGACGCCGACATCGACGCCGCCGTCGATGCCGCGCTCGCCACCAAGATGCGCAACATGGGTGAGGCCTGCAACGCCGCCGACCATTTCTTCGTTCACGACGCCGTTTATGAGGAGTTCGTGGAGAAGTTCTCCGCCCGGATCGCCGCGCAGCGCGTTGGCGACGGCCTGGAGGAGGGGACGGAGGTGGGTCCGCTCATCTCCGAGAAGCAGCTAAGCGAGGTCAGCGCCATGATCGAGCGGGCCGTCGACGCCGGCGCGAAGGTCAAGGTGGGCGGCGGGCGGCCGGCTGGGAAGGGCTTCTTCCTTGAACCCACCGTGCTCGTGGACGTGGATCCGGCATCCGAGATCGTCGCCGAGGAGATCTTCGGGCCGGTCGCACCCATCATCCGCTTCAGCGACGAGCGCGAGCTCATCAGGGTCATTAACGCCGACTCGGTGGGCCTGGGCGGGTACTTCCACACCAAGGATATGAACCGCGTGATGCGGCTGGCCGAGCGGCTGGAGATCGGCATGCTGGGAGTCAACTCGGCCACCATCTCCAACGCGGGTGCGCCCTTTGGTGGCATGAAGCATTCGGGAATGGGGCGTGAGGGCGGCAAGGAAGGCATCGAGGACTACCTCCAGACCGTCTACGTCGGCATCCCGGCGCCGGACTTCTTCTAG